A window of Pelagicoccus enzymogenes genomic DNA:
GCGGTTAGCCACCAACTCTCCGATGCTCAGCTCCAGGTACTGGTGAGCCTTCGTTTCCCCCAATTCGCTGCTGGGCACGAAAGCGACAAATCCATGCGGGCCGTGAGCCTCGAGCTCATGGACCAAAGCCGCCATCATGCTGCCGGGGTTCAAGCTATGCCCCTGAGCGCGCACCGGGTCGATCCCCACCAACAGCGTTCCCGCCCGACGAGCATCTTCCGCCTTCTGTACGATATCGTCCCGCTCGCCCGCGAATCGCATGGCGACCAAATAGTGATCGTAAGCCTCCCTAGCCCTGTAAAGATCGTCGTCCTCCATCAACGCATCCGCAAACTGGATACGGCTCTCAGCTGCCTTCGCGCGAGCCGATTCGATTTCCGCATGGTAGTAGACCACCTCGATCCCGCTCTGCCCCGCGAAGGGAGTCAGAGCCGCTCGAGTCGACAAGCCTTGCAATACTTCGTAAGCCGATAATGCGCGTTCCCAGCGAAAGGGGTCGCTCGCGTTTTCCTCCGCTTGACGCGCCCGGCCCAACCACTCCGCCCGCGCTTGCGGGTACGCCCTCAGGAAAATGGCCGCCGCCTTTTCATTGTCCGGCTTACGAGCAAGCCGGTCCGCCGAAACGCGAGCCGCTTCCGCGAAATCCCCTTGCTTGAAAGCCGACTCTCCCGTCTCGCAACCGGAAAGCAGAATGAGGCCGCACAAAATGAGAACGGCAGTGAAGAAGGGCGTCTGGGGATCAGCTTTGAGGAATTTCATAGGGAGCCAAAAGACAAGGAGCCTAGGCAAGGCATGAGACGCCGCAAGCCAGCAGGCTATTCATTCCCCGATCCCGTTTTCCTACAATTGGAAACGATTTTCCGGCCCCTTCTGAACGGTTCACCTAATATCTGCTATGCAACTGCCTAATAACATGCAATAGTCGAAGCCCCCCCAAAAACAAGACACGCTCCCCAAATGCGTCTTTACTTAGCCCCCCTTTTCGCCTCGCAGGCGCTCAGCCTGTCGACATTCGCCCAATCTCAGGACGAGTCCTTCCACGGATTTGCTCAAGAATACTGCATCGACTGCCACAACCCCGAGAAGCGCAAAGGCAAGTTCGACCTGCAAACACTGCTCGAGCAAGCCCCCTCGAATCACTACGGGAAATGGGAAGAGATCCTCTGGATGCTGGAGGACCGCGACATGCCGCCCGAAGACGAGGAAGGCGAGGCCCCCTTGAAGCGCCCCAGCGAAGCGGAGTACCAGCGCTTCACGTCCTTCGTAGCCCAGACCCTGGACAGTCTCCAGCCGCCGCTCCCCAGCTCCGCGGAGGATAAGGACTTTATCGCCCAGAACTGCGTCAGCTGCCACAACGTCGACGACCAGGAGGCCGGCCTCGTGCTGGAAGGCCTCAGCATCGACGACCCCACCAGCGACCCGCAACTCTTCGAGCACATCGTGCGGCGCCTCGACGCCCGCCAAATGCCGCCCGCCGCCCGCAAACGACCCAGCGAGGAGAAATACCAAGAAGTCCTCAGCCATCTCGTCGGCGCCCTCGACGCCCAAGCCGCCGCCCAACCTCAGCCCGGCCGCACCGATACCTTTCGCCGCCTCAACCGCACCGAGTACCAGAATGCCATCCGCGACCTGCTCGGCGTGCAAATCGACGCCGCCGCTCTGCTGCCCAAGGACGAATCCAGCCATGGATTCGACAACATCACCGTCGGCAACCTCTCTCCCACCCTGCTCGACCGCTACATCACCGCCGCCCAAAAAGTCACCCGCCTCGCCATCGGCACCCCCAACGACAGCGTACAGGGCGACGTCTTTCGCGTGCCCGCCGACCTCACGCAAGAGAAACGCATCGATGGCCTGCCCCTCGGCACTCGCGGCGGAGCCCTGATCCCTTACAACTTCCCCCAAGACGGCGAATACGAGATCACCGTACGCCTCACCCGAGACCGCAACGAACACGTCGAAGGGCTCAGAGGCCAACACCAAATGGACATCCTGCTCGACCGCGAGCTGCTGCAACGCTTCACCGTGCAACGCCCCGAAGACGGCCGCCGCGACCATTCCCTCGTCGACGAACACCTCAAGATCCGCGCCCGCATCGAAGCCGGCCCCCGCGATCTCGGCGTCACCTTCGTGCAAGAGTCCTACTCCTTGCTGGAGAACAAGCGCAAGCCCCACCAAGCCCACTTCAACCTCCACCGCCACCCGCGCCTCTCGCCAGCGGTGTATTCAGTTTCCATTACAGGTCCCTACCAAGGTCAAGGCGCCGCCAACACCCCGAGCCGAAAGAAAATTTTTACCCGCACCCCCACGGGACCCCACGACGAAGAAGCTGCCGCCAAGGAAATCCTCGCCACCCTCATGAAGCGGGCCTACCGGCGTCCCATCACCAGCGAGGACCTTGAGAAGCCTCTGCGCTTCTACCACGAAGCCGCCGTCGACGCGGGCTTCGAGGCTGGCATCGAGATGGCCCTCAACTCCATTCTCGTCAGCCCAGAATTCCTCTTCCGCATCGAACGCGATCCGCAAACATTGCCCGAAAACGGCGCCTACCTCATCAGCGACCTCGAACTCGCCTCCCGCATTTCCTTCTTCCTCTGGAGCTCCATCCCCGACGACGAGCTGCTCGACCACGCCATCGCTGGTCGACTCCGCGAAGCGAACGTATTGGGCAATCAAGTACGCCGCATGCTCGCGGACCCGCGTTCCCAAAGCCTCGTAAACAATTTTGCCAGCCAATGGCTCTACCTGCGCAACCTGGAATCCATCACTCCCGACCTGCGCCTGTACCCAGATTTCGACGACAACCTCCGCCAGGCCTTTCGCAAGGAAACCGAACTCTTCGTGGAAAGCGTTCTCCGCGAAGACCGCCCCATCACCGACCTGCTGCAAGCCGACTACACTTTCCTAAACGAACGCCTCGCCAAGCATTATAACATTCCCCACGTCTTCGGCAGCCGCTTCCGCCGCGTCGCGCTCGATCCCGAACACCACCGCGGCGGCATCCTGCGACACGGCAGCGTGCTCACCGTAACCTCCTACGCCACCCGCACCTCCCCCACCATTCGCGGGAATTGGGTGTTGGAAAACATCATCGGCACCCCGCCTCCCCCTCCGCCACCCGACGTGCCCGACCTCGAAGACAACAAGGTCGACTTCAGCCTTCCCATGCGCGAACGCCTCGCCGAGCACCGGGCCAACCCCCAGTGCGCCAGCTGCCACGACATCATGGACCCCGTCGGCTTCGTGCTCGAAAACTACGACGCGGTCGGCCGCTGGAGAGACTTCGAACATGGCATCCCCATCGACGCTTCCGGCGGCTTGCCCGACGGAACAGTGGCCTCGGGCATCGCCGACCTCGAAAGCGGCCTGTTGGAGCGGCCCGACCTTTTTGCCCGCACTTTGAGCGAAAAGCTGCTAACCTTCGCCATCGGCCGCGGCGTCGAATCCTTCGACGCCCCCGCTATCCGCCAAATCGTGCGCGACGCCGCTCAAGACGACTACCAATTTTCGTCTCTCATCCTCGGCATCGTGAACAGCACCCCCTTCCAAATGCGATCCACCGTTGGCCAATCAGGAGCGACCTTGGTCGCGAAGCCCGTAACCAAGAATCCCTAAACACCGACCCCAGCACCCAAAATGAAATTCATCACCAAGAAATCCATTCCGCGCAGAACCTTCCTCAAAGGCGTCGGAGCCTCCTTCGCCCTGCCCTTGCTCGACGCCATGGTCCCCGCCGCCAGCGTATTCGGCAAAACGCGTGCCATCACCCAGCCCGTCAAACGCCTCGGATACGTCTACATGCCCATGGGCTGCGACATCACCCGCTGGACCCCCGGCAACGATAACACCCTCGACACCCTCTCCCCCATCCTCGATTCGCTCGCCAACGTGAGGGACCATGTCAGCGTCCTCACCAACATGGAGCTCAAGCCAGCCTACCCCGGCTCCCACGCCACTTCCAACTCCGCCTTCCTCTCCGCCGCCCGGGCAAAAGTCACCGAAAGCACCGACTACTACCTCGGCACCACCGCCGACCAAGTCGCCGCCAAGCACATCGGCCAAGCCACCCAGCTCCCCTCCCTCGAGCTCGCCATGGACCTGCTGCAGACCGTCGGCCAGTGCGACAACGGCTACGCCTGCGTCTACCAAAACAACCTCTCCTGGTCCTCGCCCACTACGCCACTCCCCGCCGAAGCCCACCCACGACTCGTCTTCGAAAATCTCTTCGGCGAAGGCGGCACTCCCGAACAACGCCGCGCCGCCCTGCAAAAGCGAGCCAGCCTGCTCGACTCTGTAGCCGACGATATCCGTCGCCTCAAACGCGACCTCGGAGCCCAAGACCGCGACAAGGTCACCGAATACCTCGACTCTATCCGCGAAGTCGAACGCCGTATCCAGAAAGCGGAGTCGGACACCGAAGAAAACCCGCTGCCCGATCTCGACCGCCCCACCGGAGTGCCCGCACTCTACGCCGACCATGCCCGCCTCATGTTCGACCTGCAACTGCTCGCCTACCAAGGCGACATCACCCGCATCTCCACCTTCCAGCTCGCCCGCGAAACCAGCAACCGAGCGTATCCAGAAATCGGAGTTTCCGACCCGCACCACCCCCTCTCCCACCACGGAGGCAATGCCGACAAGATCGCCCGCATGGCCAAGATCAACGCCTTCCACGTCTCCCTCTTCGCCGAATACCTCGAAAAGCTCAAAGCCACCCCCGAAGGCGACAGCAACCTGCTCGACAACTCCCTCATCCTCTACGGAAGCGGCATGGGCAACCCCAACAACCATGACCACACCAATCTCCCCACCATCGTAGCCGGCGGAGCCGCCGCAGGCATGCAAGGCAACCGCCACATCCGCTACGACAAGCCCACCCCGCTCGCCAACCTCCACCTCACCCTGCTCGACAAAATAGGCGTCCCCATCGAGTCCTTCGGCGACTCCGACGGCATGATAAGCGAACTCTTCCAACCCATCACCCTGTAATCCATGTGGGAAGTGGCCTTGTGCCGCGATACATCAACGTGGGAAGCGGCCTTGCGCCGCGATCAACAACCCCGATCCAGCATGCACTCACCTCTAAAGTCTCTAATCCTCGCCCTGCTCCTTCCCACCGCATCCCTCATCCCCCATCCTTCATCCCTCCCCGACGCCGCCGAAGCCAACGACACCGCCACCCTCACCTCGCTCCTCACTTCCGAGAGCAACCTAGACGCCTCCCAAGTCGACGGCATGACTGCCCTCCATTGGGCCTGCTACCATGACAACACGGAAGCTGCCCTCGCCCTCCTCGAGGCAGGAGCCGACCCGTCCCCAAAAACGCGATACGGCATAACCCCAATTTCCATCGCCTGCCAAAACGGCAACAGCCAAATTCTCAAAAAGCTCCTCGAGCTGGGAGCCGATCCCAACACCACGCTCAACGGCGGCGAAACCCTGCTCATGACCGCCGCCCGCGTCGGCAAGATCGAATCCGTCAAAGCCCTGCTCAACGCCGGCGCCACCGTCGAAACCACAGAGCGCAAGGGCCAGACCGCTCTCATGTGGGCCGCCGACGAAGGCCATGTCGCCGTCGCAAGACTGCTCATGGAAGCAGGAGCCGACATGAACCTGTCATTGCCCTCCGGATACACTCCCCTTTTCTTCGCCGTACGCCAAGGACATCGCGACATGGTTCACTTCTTCTTAGACCAAGGAGCCGACGTCAACGCAGCCATGCAAGTCGAGAACTCCCGCGGCAAGCTGGCCAAGGACCAAACCAGCCCGCTCATCCTCGCCATGGAAAACGGGCACTTCGACCTCTGCCTCGACTTGCTCGAACGCGGAGCCGATCCCAACGACATGCGCACCGGCCTCAGTCCGCTGCACACCATGGTTCGCGTACGCAAGCCGGACCGCGGCGAAGGCGTTGACGGCGAACCCCCGCCCCTCGTTACCGGCTCCGTCGACAGCGTCACCCTTATCCGCGCTCTCGTCGAAAAAGGGGCCGACGTAAATGCGAGACTTACCACCGGCCGCAAAGCCCACGGCGCCCGTTTCAGCATGATCGGCTGCACACCCTTCCTCCTCGCCGCAGACACCGCAGACCTCGTGTACATGAAGCTGCTCATCGAGCTCGGGGCCGACTATTCGATCCCCAACGAAGATGGGACCACCTCGCTCATGGTGGCAGCCGGCGTGGGCAGCCAAGCCCCCGAAGAAGAAGCCGGCACGCCAGAGGAATGCCTAGAAGCCGTCAAGTTCCTCGTTTCGCTCGGAGCCCCGCTCGACACCGTAGCCGCTAACGGCGACACCGCCATGCACGGCGCCGCCTACAAAAACGCCCCCCAAGTCATCGCCTACCTCAACGAACAAGGTGCCGATATCCAGATTTGGAATACAAAAAATGAAAACGGCTGGACGCCGCTCTTCATCGCCGAAGGCTACCGTCCTGGAAACTTCAAACCTGACTTCGCAACCATCGACGCCATCAAAGCCGTCATGACCGCCCGCGGTGTAGAAATCCCCGAAGGCGGCCGCCCCATCCACGTCAACTACGCCCCTTAACTGATAGGGACGAGTTCCACCTCGTCCGCATTTAGATCGTAGGGCTCGCGCCACGCCGCAACTCCCACTCCCCATAATGCCACGCCCTATCCTCTTCCTCTCCCTTTTTCTCGCCCCAATCCTCACCGCGGAGCCCATCACACTCGAGTTCGCCCGCGTCGACAACACCCCTCTCTACCTCGACCTCCATCTCCCCTCAACTCCCAACGCTAGCGCCCCCGCCCTTATTGTCTGGGTTCATGGCGGAGCTTGGAGAGCCGGTAGCCGAGAGAGCGTACCCATAAAGTCCCTACTCAAAAAAGGTTGGGCCATCGCCAGCATCGACTACCGTCTCTCGCCCCAAGCCAAGTTCCCCGCCCAGGTGCACGACATCAAGGCGGCCATTCGCTACCTGCGAGCCAATCCTGAAAAGCTCCCCTACGACGCCAGCCAGATCGCCATCGCCGGCTCATCCGCCGGAGGACACCTCGCGGCCCTCGTCGGCGTAACCAACCAACACCCCGAACTCGAAGGCACCGTCGGCGAGCACCTCCAGCAGAGCTCGGACGTCCAAGCCTTCGTCAGCCTTTTCGGCGCCAGCAACCTCACCACGATCCTCCAGCAGTCCACCCCGCATGGACTCAATGTCCGCGTGCCCGCCCTAGAGCTCTTCCTCGGATCGCAACCGGAGGACGATCCCGCCACCGCCCAGCTCGCCAGCCCCGTTTTCCACGTCGACGCCCACGACCCGCCCTGCCTGCTATTGCACGGCGACCAAGATCCGCAAATGCCCATCAACCAATCCCACGAGCTAAAGGGCAAGTACGAAGCCCTCGGCCTCGAGTGCGATTTCCAAGTCATCCACGGAGCCGCCCACGGCGGCCCCGCCTTCTACACCGAGGAACGTATCAACCAGATCGATACATTCCTAAGAAGCCGATGGTAGGAACTATTCAAGCTCACGACAGATAAAGTGACTCTTGAAAGCAGACCCTGGCGTTTCAAAAAAACTGGGCAAGAGTAAGCGCTAATCCACGCGAATCGCTTCCCACTTTTAGCATCGATTCGCGTTCGTTCTCGGTTTCAAAACCCAAGCCTCTCGAACCAGATATTAGTCTTGGCCTGAGGTCAATATCGCTCAAAAATGAAAGACAAAGCAGCTTTCGCCTCATGCCCAACGAATGGGAAACAATCGCCATTTTCGTCCTCCTAGCCCTAATGCTAGGAAGCTTTATTTGGCGCCGCATCCCCGATGAATTCACAGCTCTCGCCGGTTTTGCCATCGTTGTCACAACCCAGATTCTACCTCTTGAAGCGTCTCTCCGAGCCATCGCGAATCCAGGAATAGCTGCCATCGCCGGCATGCTCGTCATAGGGTCATCTCTCGAAAAAGCTGGAGCAATTGCCCTCGCAAAAAAGGCCTTCGAGTGCCTGCCCCAAGCGAAACCCAGCTATAGCATTCTCGGCATGATACTCGTGATCGCCCTGGTTTCCGCTCTCCTCAACAACACTGCGGTCGTGGTGCTGCTCGCCCCTGTCGTCATCTCCTATGGACAACACTCCAAGCTTCCCCCGGGCAAGCTGCTCATGCCGCTCTCCTTCGCCGCCATTCTCGGCGGCTCTTGTACCCTCATCGGCACCAGCACAAACCTAGTCGTCAGCGCTTATGGCGAAAGCCTTGGGCATCCGCCCTTCACTTTTTTCGAACTCTCAAAAGTGGGGCTCCCCCTCCTCGCCATCTCCAGTGTCTACCTAGCCTTCGTAGGCCAGAGGATGCTGCCCGACAACCCAACTCCACCTGGTCTCTCAAAAGTTCACCGCATCGAACACGTAAATTCCAAGCGTATCGCCATCGGATTCGCCATCCTATGCGGTATCGTTTTATTCAGCGCCTTCGAACTGCTCCCCATCGCGGTCTCCGCACCTGCAGGATCACTCTTTCTCATCGCCGCAAAATGCATATCTCCCCGCGACGCACTCTCTTCGCTGAATTGGCGGCTTCTCCTGCTAATTGCCTCCATGCTCGGTGTCGGCGCCGCTTTCCAAAGCTCCGGAGCTTCCACCATCGCTGCGTCAAGCATCGAATACAGCCTTTCCCTGTCACCATTCCCCGAATACAATGGCTTGCTCACGATCGCCATCGTCTTCGTGGCCACGTCTCTGCTTACCGAGATCCTCACCAACAATGCAGCCGCTATCACGATGGCTGCCATCGCCGCCAGCCTTAGCGCCCAACTCGACCTGAACCTGAAGCCCCTCCTGATAGCCATAGCCGTAGCTGCCTCCTCCAGCTACTCCACCCCGATTGGCTACCAGACAAACACCTACGTCGCACACCTCGCTGGCTACCGTTTCACCGACTTCCTGAGAGTCGGCACCCCTATGAATGTCATAGCAACCATCGTCGCCGTACCCATCATCGCCTACTTCTGGCCTCTGAGATAGATGCGAAAAGCGAGCGATGCCTTTCGCTTATCTCAAAACTCCACCAGCCTACTCCCAAACCACATTCTTCACGAATTCGTTAGTCTCGATGCTGGTCTGGTCGAAACTGGTGATCTTCTGGCCGTTGGCCGTGATGTTGCGCAGGGTCACGTTGCGGATCGGGCTTTCCTCGCTCCACCCCGTCAGCAATAGGGATACCTCCTTCGGTTCCGCGTGGATTTGAATATTCTCCAAGGTCAGCCCGTCGATGGCGCCCCCTCCGTCACCCCAAGTCTTGGCGTCGCGCACCAGCACGCTGGTCAAACGGTGATGGTAGATTTCGATGTCGCGAACCGTCACGTCCTTGATCACCACCGAGCCTCCATGCATCGCCGAAAGGAAGCCTTTGTTGGTGAAGCCGATGCTCTTGCAGCCTTCGATCAAAACGTCTTCGCAGGTGTGGCTACCGTTCCAGGTGAGCATGATGTCACCACCGTTGCGCTGCCCCCAGAACACGTTATTCCGTATCACCAGATTCCCTACGTCGCAGCCCTTGATGCGGGCC
This region includes:
- a CDS encoding DUF1552 domain-containing protein codes for the protein MTKKSIPRRTFLKGVGASFALPLLDAMVPAASVFGKTRAITQPVKRLGYVYMPMGCDITRWTPGNDNTLDTLSPILDSLANVRDHVSVLTNMELKPAYPGSHATSNSAFLSAARAKVTESTDYYLGTTADQVAAKHIGQATQLPSLELAMDLLQTVGQCDNGYACVYQNNLSWSSPTTPLPAEAHPRLVFENLFGEGGTPEQRRAALQKRASLLDSVADDIRRLKRDLGAQDRDKVTEYLDSIREVERRIQKAESDTEENPLPDLDRPTGVPALYADHARLMFDLQLLAYQGDITRISTFQLARETSNRAYPEIGVSDPHHPLSHHGGNADKIARMAKINAFHVSLFAEYLEKLKATPEGDSNLLDNSLILYGSGMGNPNNHDHTNLPTIVAGGAAAGMQGNRHIRYDKPTPLANLHLTLLDKIGVPIESFGDSDGMISELFQPITL
- a CDS encoding alpha/beta hydrolase, which translates into the protein MPRPILFLSLFLAPILTAEPITLEFARVDNTPLYLDLHLPSTPNASAPALIVWVHGGAWRAGSRESVPIKSLLKKGWAIASIDYRLSPQAKFPAQVHDIKAAIRYLRANPEKLPYDASQIAIAGSSAGGHLAALVGVTNQHPELEGTVGEHLQQSSDVQAFVSLFGASNLTTILQQSTPHGLNVRVPALELFLGSQPEDDPATAQLASPVFHVDAHDPPCLLLHGDQDPQMPINQSHELKGKYEALGLECDFQVIHGAAHGGPAFYTEERINQIDTFLRSRW
- a CDS encoding SLC13 family permease; this encodes MPNEWETIAIFVLLALMLGSFIWRRIPDEFTALAGFAIVVTTQILPLEASLRAIANPGIAAIAGMLVIGSSLEKAGAIALAKKAFECLPQAKPSYSILGMILVIALVSALLNNTAVVVLLAPVVISYGQHSKLPPGKLLMPLSFAAILGGSCTLIGTSTNLVVSAYGESLGHPPFTFFELSKVGLPLLAISSVYLAFVGQRMLPDNPTPPGLSKVHRIEHVNSKRIAIGFAILCGIVLFSAFELLPIAVSAPAGSLFLIAAKCISPRDALSSLNWRLLLLIASMLGVGAAFQSSGASTIAASSIEYSLSLSPFPEYNGLLTIAIVFVATSLLTEILTNNAAAITMAAIAASLSAQLDLNLKPLLIAIAVAASSSYSTPIGYQTNTYVAHLAGYRFTDFLRVGTPMNVIATIVAVPIIAYFWPLR
- a CDS encoding ankyrin repeat domain-containing protein translates to MHSPLKSLILALLLPTASLIPHPSSLPDAAEANDTATLTSLLTSESNLDASQVDGMTALHWACYHDNTEAALALLEAGADPSPKTRYGITPISIACQNGNSQILKKLLELGADPNTTLNGGETLLMTAARVGKIESVKALLNAGATVETTERKGQTALMWAADEGHVAVARLLMEAGADMNLSLPSGYTPLFFAVRQGHRDMVHFFLDQGADVNAAMQVENSRGKLAKDQTSPLILAMENGHFDLCLDLLERGADPNDMRTGLSPLHTMVRVRKPDRGEGVDGEPPPLVTGSVDSVTLIRALVEKGADVNARLTTGRKAHGARFSMIGCTPFLLAADTADLVYMKLLIELGADYSIPNEDGTTSLMVAAGVGSQAPEEEAGTPEECLEAVKFLVSLGAPLDTVAANGDTAMHGAAYKNAPQVIAYLNEQGADIQIWNTKNENGWTPLFIAEGYRPGNFKPDFATIDAIKAVMTARGVEIPEGGRPIHVNYAP
- a CDS encoding DUF1592 domain-containing protein — encoded protein: MRLYLAPLFASQALSLSTFAQSQDESFHGFAQEYCIDCHNPEKRKGKFDLQTLLEQAPSNHYGKWEEILWMLEDRDMPPEDEEGEAPLKRPSEAEYQRFTSFVAQTLDSLQPPLPSSAEDKDFIAQNCVSCHNVDDQEAGLVLEGLSIDDPTSDPQLFEHIVRRLDARQMPPAARKRPSEEKYQEVLSHLVGALDAQAAAQPQPGRTDTFRRLNRTEYQNAIRDLLGVQIDAAALLPKDESSHGFDNITVGNLSPTLLDRYITAAQKVTRLAIGTPNDSVQGDVFRVPADLTQEKRIDGLPLGTRGGALIPYNFPQDGEYEITVRLTRDRNEHVEGLRGQHQMDILLDRELLQRFTVQRPEDGRRDHSLVDEHLKIRARIEAGPRDLGVTFVQESYSLLENKRKPHQAHFNLHRHPRLSPAVYSVSITGPYQGQGAANTPSRKKIFTRTPTGPHDEEAAAKEILATLMKRAYRRPITSEDLEKPLRFYHEAAVDAGFEAGIEMALNSILVSPEFLFRIERDPQTLPENGAYLISDLELASRISFFLWSSIPDDELLDHAIAGRLREANVLGNQVRRMLADPRSQSLVNNFASQWLYLRNLESITPDLRLYPDFDDNLRQAFRKETELFVESVLREDRPITDLLQADYTFLNERLAKHYNIPHVFGSRFRRVALDPEHHRGGILRHGSVLTVTSYATRTSPTIRGNWVLENIIGTPPPPPPPDVPDLEDNKVDFSLPMRERLAEHRANPQCASCHDIMDPVGFVLENYDAVGRWRDFEHGIPIDASGGLPDGTVASGIADLESGLLERPDLFARTLSEKLLTFAIGRGVESFDAPAIRQIVRDAAQDDYQFSSLILGIVNSTPFQMRSTVGQSGATLVAKPVTKNP